A portion of the Carya illinoinensis cultivar Pawnee chromosome 11, C.illinoinensisPawnee_v1, whole genome shotgun sequence genome contains these proteins:
- the LOC122281878 gene encoding ABC transporter G family member 9 isoform X1: protein MADIEAQTTDETDTEAPAIFKKANRPVTLKFMDVVYKIKPMKGGLIPQKKARSEEKMILKGITGMVQPGEILAMLGPSGSGKTTLLTALGGRLGGRLGGSITYNGKPFSNAMKRNTGFVTQDDVLYPHLTVTETLAFTSLLRLPNKFAKEEKVQHAAAVITQLGLSKCKNSIIGGQFLRGVSGGERKRVSIGQEMLINPSLLLLDEPTSGLDSTTAQKIVSTLWELAKGGRTIVMTIHQPSSKLFYMFDKILLLSEGNPLYFGRGSEAIEYFSSIGYSPSVAMNPADFLLDLANGVASDHSNKDSILVKQSLSSEYTCRLDDKLKAELQGTDTNENHVALEDRQFERWSTTWWQQFSILIRRGVKERKHQSFSGLKIGQVVVIAFLSGLLWWHTDAHHLQDLIGLLFFQSGFWGFFSLFQAIFTFPQERLMLEKERSSGMYRLSSFFMAMTVADLPMELVLPTIFVTITYWMAGLKPSAGHFLLTLFVQLYSVLVSQGLGLALGASLMDQKSAATLGSVVMLSFMLAGGFYVQHVPPFIAWIKYLSISYYTYKLLLGCQYSLSDTYPCDAAAGYCLVGEYPPIKQVGLNKQALAFVALTIMLVVYRLIAYVALMRIGVTKKVK, encoded by the exons ATGGCGGACATAGAAGCTCAAACTACTGACGAGACTGATACGGAAGCCCCTGCCATCTTTAAGAAAGCCAATCGACCTGTCACATTGAAG TTTATGGACGTTGTTTACAAAATAAAACCCATGAAAGGGGGATTAATACCTCAGAAAAAGGCCAGGTCCGAGGAGAAAATGATACTGAAGGGAATCACAGGCATGGTTCAACCAGGAGAGATATTGGCCATGCTAGGCCCATCTGGCAGTGGAAAAACGACATTGCTAACTGCACTGGGAGGCCGCCTTGGTGGCCGACTTGGTGGAAGCATAACCTACAATGGCAAGCCTTTCTCCAATGCAATGAAACGAAATACTGGATTTGTTACCCAAGATGATGTTCTCTATCCCCACCTGACAGTGACTGAGACTCTAGCGTTCACTTCCCTTTTGCGATTACCGAATAAGTTCGCGAAAGAAGAGAAAGTTCAGCATGCAGCAGCTGTGATAACTCAACTAGGGCTATCTAAATGCAAGAATAGCATTATTGGAGGACAATTTCTGAGGGGGGTTTCcgggggagagagaaagagggttaGTATAGGACAAGAAATGCTCATAAATCCTAGTCTGCTATTATTGGACGAGCCCACATCAGGTCTTGACTCGACAACTGCTCAAAAAATTGTATCTACGTTGTGGGAGCTAGCAAAAGGAGGTAGAACGATTGTGATGACAATACACCAGCCTTCGAGTAAGTTGTTTTATATGTTCGATAAGATTTTGTTGTTATCTGAGGGAAACCCTTTGTATTTTGGGAGAGGATCCGAAGCCATTGAATATTTTTCCAGCATTGGATATTCCCCGTCGGTTGCCATGAATCCCGCAGATTTTCTCTTGGATCTAGCCAATG GTGTGGCGTCAGATCATTCAAACAAGGATAGCATCTTGGTTAAACAGAGCTTGTCTTCTGAGTATACATGCCGCCTTGATGACAAACTGAAGGCCGAACTTCAAGGAACAGACACTAATGAAAATCACGTCGCCTTGGAGGACAGACAATTTGAGAGATGGTCCACAACTTGGTGGCAACAGTTTTCGATTCTAATTAGAAGAGGGGTCAAGGAAAGAAAGCACCAATCATTCTCCGGCCTCAAGATTGGTCAGGTCGTGGTTATAGCTTTTCTCTCGGGACTGCTATGGTGGCATACTGATGCTCACCACCTACAGGATCTG ATTGGGCTGCTCTTCTTCCAATCTGGATTTTGGGGCTTCTTCTCGCTATTTCAAGCCATTTTTACCTTCCCCCAGGAGCGGTTGATGCTCGAGAAGGAACGTTCTTCAGGAATGTACAGGCTCTCATCATTCTTCATGGCAATGACAGTTGCGGACCTCCCTATGGAGCTTGTCCTTCCCACCATTTTCGTCACCATCACATACTGGATGGCAGGACTCAAACCAAGCGCCGGACACTTTTTGCTCACCCTGTTTGTCCAGCTATACAGCGTGCTAGTATCTCAAGGCTTAGGTCTCGCCCTTGGTGCTTCCTTAATGGACCAGAAATCCGCCGCTACTCTTGGATCAGTCGTAATGCTATCATTCATGCTTGCTGGCGGATTCTATGTTCAGCACGTGCCTCCCTTCATAGCGTGGATCAAATACCTCTCCATCAGCTATTACACATACAAGCTCTTGTTAGGGTGTCAATACAGCCTTAGCGATACGTATCCTTGTGATGCTGCTGCTGGGTATTGCTTGGTTGGGGAGTATCCGCCTATAAAGCAAGTGGGGCTAAACAAGCAAGCCCTTGCGTTTGTTGCCTTGACCATCATGCTCGTAGTTTACCGGCTCATTGCTTATGTTGCCCTCATGAGGATTGGGGTGACAAAGAAAGTGAAGTAA